Proteins encoded together in one Buchnera aphidicola (Takecallis taiwana) window:
- the rpoD gene encoding RNA polymerase sigma factor RpoD, whose translation MEQNSQLKIKLLIIHGKAQGYLTYLDIHNFLSKEVIHSNQIEDIIQMINDMGIQVIDKIPKKNTKDLYMNKKKNKNTNISTKTGNTDTDTEVGRTTDPVRMYMREMGTVALLTREGEINIAKKIESGMKQIQSSVSTYPEAIIYLLNQYERVQLGQIRLSDVISGFTQSGIKKNFFIQPNLNNNQNINNDTNIEKTDTTITTEEYNIDPELAENFFMQLKNQYIKVSKIANKKNRHNQDIKQEIYKLSIMFKTVKLVPKQFDYLMHNMRNMIQRIRTEERIIMKLCIEKCKIPKKIFIKFFIDNETNKTWLHNIGKLKISWAEKLDKYKNKFCIIMQRLKQIEKETGLMIYEIKHINRQMIMGEIQTKKSKKEMIEANLRLVISIAKKYTNRGLQFLDLIQEGNIGLMKAVEKFEYKRGYKFSTYATWWIRQAITRSIADQARTIRIPVHMIETINKLNRISRQILQEIGREPTPEELSTRMLIPEEKIRKVLKIAKEPISMETPVGDDEDSQLSDFIEDTNLELPINLATTDSLRLATYNILSALTPREAKVLRMRFGIDMNTDHTLEEVGKQFSVTRERIRQIEAKALRKLRHPSRSDILKNFLDD comes from the coding sequence ATGGAACAAAATTCACAATTAAAAATTAAATTACTGATCATACACGGAAAAGCACAAGGATATTTAACTTATCTAGATATTCATAACTTCTTATCAAAAGAAGTTATTCACTCTAATCAAATTGAAGATATTATTCAAATGATTAATGATATGGGTATTCAAGTCATTGATAAAATACCAAAAAAAAATACGAAAGATTTATACATGAATAAAAAAAAAAATAAAAATACGAATATATCAACAAAAACAGGAAATACTGATACAGATACAGAAGTAGGACGAACAACCGATCCGGTTCGTATGTACATGCGCGAAATGGGAACTGTTGCATTATTAACACGAGAAGGAGAAATTAATATTGCAAAAAAAATTGAATCAGGTATGAAACAAATCCAATCTTCAGTATCTACATATCCTGAAGCGATTATTTATCTATTAAATCAATATGAACGCGTACAGTTAGGACAAATTCGACTATCTGATGTAATTTCCGGTTTTACACAATCTGGAATAAAAAAGAATTTTTTCATACAACCTAATTTGAATAATAACCAAAATATTAATAATGATACTAATATTGAAAAAACAGACACTACTATAACTACAGAAGAATACAATATTGATCCAGAATTAGCAGAAAACTTTTTTATGCAATTAAAAAATCAATATATCAAAGTGTCTAAAATTGCTAATAAAAAAAATCGACATAATCAAGATATAAAACAAGAAATTTACAAACTCTCAATAATGTTTAAAACAGTCAAATTAGTACCTAAACAATTTGATTATTTAATGCATAATATGCGTAATATGATACAAAGAATTAGAACAGAAGAACGTATTATTATGAAATTATGCATCGAAAAATGCAAAATCCCAAAAAAAATATTTATAAAATTTTTTATTGATAACGAAACTAATAAAACATGGTTACATAATATCGGAAAACTAAAAATATCATGGGCAGAAAAACTTGATAAATATAAAAATAAATTTTGTATAATCATGCAAAGATTAAAACAAATAGAAAAAGAAACTGGATTAATGATATATGAAATCAAACATATTAATAGACAGATGATTATGGGAGAAATACAAACTAAAAAATCTAAAAAAGAAATGATCGAAGCAAACTTAAGACTAGTAATTTCTATTGCTAAAAAATACACTAATCGGGGCCTACAATTTTTAGATCTTATACAAGAAGGCAACATTGGTTTAATGAAAGCTGTTGAAAAATTTGAATATAAGAGAGGATATAAATTTTCTACATATGCAACCTGGTGGATTAGACAAGCTATTACACGATCCATTGCTGATCAAGCGAGAACAATACGCATACCAGTACATATGATTGAAACTATTAATAAACTAAATCGTATTTCTAGACAAATTTTACAAGAAATTGGCCGAGAACCAACACCTGAAGAACTATCAACAAGAATGTTGATTCCAGAAGAAAAAATTCGAAAAGTATTAAAAATAGCTAAAGAACCGATTTCCATGGAAACACCAGTTGGTGATGATGAAGATTCACAATTAAGTGATTTTATCGAGGATACAAATTTAGAATTACCAATTAACTTAGCAACAACTGATAGTTTAAGATTAGCCACATATAATATTTTATCTGCACTAACCCCCAGAGAAGCTAAAGTACTAAGAATGCGTTTTGGAATTGATATGAATACCGATCACACTCTGGAAGAAGTCGGTAAACAATTTTCAGTAACTAGAGAACGAATTAGACAAATTGAAGCAAAAGCATTACGTAAATTACGACATCCAAGCAGATCAGATATTTTAAAAAATTTTTTAGATGACTAA
- the dnaG gene encoding DNA primase has translation MHQFIPSDIIKELLDQTNIVNIVNERIKVKKIGKNYYALCPFHTENTPSFTINYEKQYFYCFGCHVHGNIIDFLMQYDHMSFLESIYELSSITGITLKKTHANNTKTAYYKNQLYQATQESAKLYCKNIQLKYSQEAIQYLQNRNITLNTIKNFNIGFSNNPFFLSKNIHNNIYIDYLIHLGILFNKNHTYQYDRFYKKIIFPIKNQYGKITGFGGRNLNNNYPKYINSPQNTIFNKSYQLYGIEKVQIQSNNKYILVVEGYFDVISLTQFNIHNTVAILGTTITKYQINLLLKFSKHIIFCYDGDIAGKKASQRTMQLMLSHLHQNINIEFMFLPTGEDPHSLIHKEGTIKFKKRMKHSINIIQFLFNMLIKNLKLNSLYEINNMLNIAVPLVHQIPNTYIKIHLKKIIGQKIGIFDEIQLNQIFYKKKHYILNKVIKPNNIRILISLIIQNPELSNILIFDINELKTIHINGLSLFLEILHICRKYNNINTGQIIEFYRNKNIFSVVTKLAYWNNFIDHDTINHVFINLIKKIYYIALDKKYQKLIIKDRLTHLNYDEKCILWKINKTLSHN, from the coding sequence ATGCATCAATTTATACCATCGGATATTATCAAAGAACTACTTGATCAAACAAATATCGTAAATATTGTTAATGAACGTATTAAAGTAAAAAAAATCGGTAAAAATTATTATGCTTTATGTCCATTTCATACAGAAAATACACCATCATTTACTATAAACTATGAAAAACAATATTTTTATTGTTTCGGATGTCATGTACACGGTAATATTATTGATTTTTTAATGCAATACGATCACATGAGTTTTTTAGAAAGTATATATGAACTTTCAAGTATTACAGGTATAACACTTAAAAAAACTCATGCAAATAATACAAAAACAGCATATTATAAAAATCAACTATATCAAGCGACACAAGAATCAGCAAAATTATATTGTAAAAATATTCAATTAAAATATTCTCAAGAAGCAATACAATATTTACAAAATAGAAATATTACATTAAACACAATAAAAAACTTTAATATTGGATTTTCTAATAATCCATTTTTTTTATCAAAAAATATTCATAATAACATATATATTGATTATTTAATACACCTAGGCATTTTATTTAATAAAAACCATACCTATCAATATGATCGATTTTATAAAAAAATTATTTTTCCCATTAAAAATCAATATGGTAAAATTACTGGTTTTGGAGGACGGAATTTAAATAATAATTATCCAAAATATATTAATTCACCACAAAATACAATATTTAATAAAAGTTATCAACTATACGGAATTGAAAAAGTACAAATACAATCCAACAATAAATATATACTAGTAGTAGAAGGATATTTTGATGTTATATCATTAACCCAATTTAATATCCATAATACAGTAGCGATCCTAGGAACTACTATTACAAAATACCAAATCAACCTACTATTAAAATTTAGTAAACATATTATTTTCTGCTATGACGGCGATATAGCAGGAAAAAAAGCATCTCAGAGAACTATGCAACTTATGTTATCACACCTACACCAAAATATAAATATTGAATTTATGTTTTTACCAACAGGAGAAGATCCACATAGTCTGATTCATAAAGAAGGTACTATAAAATTTAAAAAAAGAATGAAGCATTCTATAAATATAATACAGTTTTTATTTAACATGCTCATAAAAAATCTGAAATTAAATTCATTATATGAAATAAATAACATGCTTAATATTGCTGTACCATTAGTTCATCAAATACCCAATACATATATTAAAATACATTTAAAAAAAATTATTGGACAAAAAATAGGTATTTTTGACGAAATACAATTAAATCAAATATTCTATAAAAAAAAACATTATATACTTAATAAAGTGATTAAACCAAATAATATACGGATTTTAATTAGTTTAATTATACAAAATCCTGAATTAAGTAATATTTTAATATTTGATATTAATGAACTCAAAACGATTCATATTAATGGCTTATCTTTATTTTTGGAAATTTTACATATTTGTAGAAAATATAATAATATTAATACCGGGCAAATTATTGAATTTTATAGAAATAAAAATATTTTTTCTGTGGTTACTAAATTAGCATACTGGAATAATTTTATTGATCACGATACAATAAATCATGTATTTATTAATTTAATTAAAAAAATATACTATATCGCTCTAGATAAAAAATATCAAAAATTAATCATCAAAGATAGATTAACTCATCTAAATTATGATGAAAAATGTATATTATGGAAAATTAATAAAACATTATCACATAATTAA